A genomic stretch from Rhodobacterales bacterium HKCCA1288 includes:
- a CDS encoding chemotaxis protein CheB: MSHIKLLVIDSRAPRRHILVEALGTVPSARLLGQGADLSDGHVLAEDHMPDVILLSSELAALPEFEMFFAMIRMIGAQCLIYGSQSDFGDLPALCLPLNSQADALSIAQRFAARPSPQDVGTFRPDPQAIVVIGASTGGVEALDHIMADYPTTCPPTVIVQHIRGAFSYSLVSRLDRIARASVRAAEEGALLRAGTVYVVCGNEHHARLVGRGVPYISLQGDLPVHGHRPSVDVLFTSAAEYGARVTGVILTGMGHDGAAGLMEIRRAGGNTIGQDAQSSRVYGMPRVAAERGAVQHQVPLSDIAAKIRDLTAATLQGERVKA; encoded by the coding sequence ATGTCGCATATCAAATTGCTGGTTATAGACAGTCGCGCGCCGCGGCGACACATCTTGGTTGAGGCGCTTGGCACAGTGCCCTCTGCGCGTCTGTTGGGGCAGGGGGCGGATCTCAGCGATGGCCATGTTCTGGCCGAAGATCACATGCCTGATGTTATTCTTCTGTCATCGGAATTGGCGGCCTTGCCTGAGTTTGAGATGTTTTTTGCCATGATCCGAATGATCGGGGCACAATGTTTGATCTATGGCTCCCAATCCGATTTTGGCGATTTGCCCGCGCTTTGTTTGCCCCTGAATTCACAGGCCGATGCGCTGAGCATCGCGCAACGGTTTGCCGCGCGCCCAAGCCCTCAGGATGTGGGAACCTTTCGCCCTGACCCGCAGGCAATCGTGGTGATTGGTGCGTCAACGGGTGGGGTTGAGGCGCTTGATCATATTATGGCCGATTATCCCACAACCTGCCCCCCAACTGTGATTGTGCAGCATATTCGCGGGGCTTTTTCCTATAGTCTTGTGTCGCGATTGGATCGGATCGCCCGCGCGTCTGTGCGTGCCGCGGAAGAGGGGGCGTTGCTTCGTGCGGGCACGGTCTATGTGGTTTGTGGCAATGAGCACCACGCCCGCCTTGTCGGGCGCGGCGTGCCTTACATCAGTTTGCAAGGGGATCTGCCCGTCCATGGCCACAGGCCATCGGTCGATGTTCTTTTCACCTCCGCAGCGGAGTATGGGGCGCGTGTGACGGGGGTGATATTAACAGGGATGGGCCATGATGGGGCCGCGGGTTTGATGGAAATTCGCCGTGCAGGCGGCAACACAATCGGGCAAGATGCCCAATCAAGCCGCGTATATGGTATGCCACGGGTGGCGGCTGAACGCGGCGCCGTGCAACATCAAGTGCCGCTATCCGACATCGCGGCAAAAATTCGTGACCTAACGGCTGCGACCCTTCAGGGCGAAAGGGTCAAGGCATGA
- a CDS encoding chemotaxis protein CheA: MASLADLKELYFQECDELLEAMAEGLREMEAHSDGGEAIHSVFRAVHSIKGGAGAFDLSQLVEFAHRFETLLDHIRAGRLAPDPDLMGLLHRAGDHLSDHVNAAKGAIDPILESDPKILAAMDAALPADAEMAAEVIPDFTPLTLSLDALTGLALPDTKNPRDAISDKNPALIQRIIRFAPHASLYRAGHDPALFMRALADLGQIDVTLTHAELPNLTDADIGSAGLSWDITLTSDASDQEISGIFEFVEDLADIAIRRVDDQSMATSETIQAPPEPTDAFPPKKLAEGQDAPPALSQKQPPQPAQGMGTANQSKTVATIRVNLDRVDRLINLIGELVIKEAMLEQTIDMAGLPQNSDIHKGLDGVRQLASEIQESVMAIRAQPLKSVFERMHRVIREASDATQKPVRLVTEGEETEVDKTIIEKLVDPLTHMLRNSIDHGLEPSAQRRAAGKDEEGEIRLTAAHRSGRIVIEVSDDGAGINREKVRKIAESKNLISPDAQLSQTEIDNLLFLPGFSSKDEISALSGRGVGLDVVRREITSLGGRVIIQSTNGIGTSFTISLPLTLAVLQGMLVEVEGQTVVIPINAIVETIQPHTVKIHSTGTHTRVVQNRGDLVPLVDAGHSLNLRAPLQNITDRILIIVETDKFNRAALLVDRIHDTRQVVIKSLEENYGEIPGISAATILGNGRIALILDPDEIVHAAGAGPLPIALEA; encoded by the coding sequence ATGGCCAGTCTTGCCGATTTAAAAGAGCTGTATTTTCAAGAATGTGACGAATTACTCGAAGCCATGGCCGAAGGCCTGCGCGAGATGGAGGCACATTCGGATGGCGGCGAGGCCATTCATTCCGTCTTTCGGGCCGTGCATTCGATTAAAGGGGGCGCTGGTGCATTTGATCTCTCCCAATTGGTGGAATTCGCACACAGGTTTGAGACGCTCTTGGATCATATCCGCGCGGGCCGTTTGGCCCCTGATCCCGATTTGATGGGTCTTTTGCATCGGGCGGGCGACCACCTCAGCGACCATGTGAATGCTGCGAAAGGCGCTATTGATCCAATCCTGGAAAGTGATCCGAAAATTCTTGCTGCCATGGATGCGGCCCTGCCCGCCGATGCAGAGATGGCAGCAGAGGTCATCCCTGACTTTACCCCCCTCACCTTGTCCCTCGATGCCCTCACAGGGCTTGCGCTGCCCGACACAAAAAATCCGCGAGACGCCATAAGTGACAAAAACCCCGCCCTTATTCAGCGGATCATTCGGTTTGCACCGCATGCTAGCCTCTATCGCGCGGGCCATGACCCTGCACTCTTCATGCGCGCCTTGGCCGATTTGGGCCAAATCGATGTCACCCTAACCCATGCTGAGCTACCAAATCTCACGGATGCTGATATCGGATCTGCGGGTCTGTCATGGGACATCACCCTCACCAGCGATGCCAGTGATCAAGAAATCAGCGGGATCTTCGAATTTGTCGAAGATTTGGCCGATATCGCCATCCGCAGAGTTGATGATCAATCCATGGCGACCTCTGAAACAATTCAAGCGCCCCCTGAGCCGACAGACGCATTTCCCCCCAAAAAACTTGCAGAGGGCCAAGATGCGCCCCCCGCCCTCAGTCAGAAACAGCCGCCCCAACCCGCGCAAGGGATGGGCACCGCCAACCAATCGAAAACGGTGGCGACCATTCGTGTCAATCTCGACCGCGTTGATCGGTTGATCAACCTCATTGGCGAATTGGTGATCAAGGAAGCGATGCTTGAACAAACCATTGATATGGCGGGGCTGCCGCAAAATTCGGACATTCACAAAGGGCTTGATGGGGTTAGACAATTAGCGTCTGAAATCCAAGAAAGTGTCATGGCGATCCGTGCGCAGCCCCTGAAATCGGTGTTCGAGCGGATGCATCGCGTGATCCGCGAGGCCAGTGATGCCACGCAAAAACCTGTGCGCCTCGTGACCGAGGGGGAAGAGACAGAGGTTGATAAAACCATCATCGAAAAATTGGTTGATCCGCTCACCCATATGTTACGCAATTCGATTGACCACGGCCTAGAACCAAGCGCGCAGCGCCGCGCTGCGGGCAAGGATGAGGAAGGCGAAATTCGCCTCACCGCCGCACATCGATCAGGTCGGATCGTGATTGAGGTCAGCGATGATGGTGCGGGCATAAACCGCGAAAAAGTCCGCAAAATTGCTGAGAGCAAAAACCTGATCTCACCTGACGCGCAGCTCAGTCAGACCGAGATCGACAACCTTCTGTTCTTACCTGGGTTTTCCTCAAAAGACGAGATTTCCGCTCTCTCTGGTCGTGGGGTTGGCCTAGATGTCGTGCGCCGTGAAATCACCTCGCTTGGCGGGCGGGTCATCATACAATCCACTAATGGGATCGGGACGTCATTTACCATATCTCTCCCGCTCACATTAGCGGTGTTGCAGGGCATGTTGGTCGAGGTCGAAGGCCAGACCGTGGTCATTCCAATCAATGCAATTGTTGAGACGATCCAACCCCATACGGTCAAAATTCACAGCACGGGCACCCATACCCGCGTGGTGCAAAATCGCGGTGACTTGGTGCCCTTGGTCGATGCGGGGCACTCCTTAAACCTGCGCGCGCCGCTGCAAAATATAACGGATCGAATTTTGATCATTGTTGAAACGGATAAGTTCAATCGCGCAGCACTTTTGGTCGACCGCATCCACGATACACGCCAAGTGGTGATCAAAAGTCTCGAAGAAAACTACGGTGAAATTCCTGGCATTTCCGCAGCTACAATCCTTGGAAATGGTAGGATTGCGCTGATCCTTGACCCTGACGAAATTGTCCATGCCGCAGGTGCAGGACCACTTCCCATTGCTTTGGAGGCTTGA
- a CDS encoding response regulator, translating to MSLRILAIDDSRTMRHLIGAALEPHGYDMHFAEDGVAGMEILPQADPHLVITDINMPRMDGFGVIEAVRATADYASIPILVLTTESGAELKARARASGATGWIVKPFDEEKLRAIIGRTIGA from the coding sequence ATGAGCCTGCGTATTCTGGCGATAGACGATTCGCGCACAATGCGCCATTTGATCGGCGCGGCGCTTGAGCCGCATGGCTATGACATGCATTTCGCAGAAGATGGCGTAGCCGGGATGGAGATCCTACCCCAAGCCGACCCGCATTTGGTGATTACAGATATTAATATGCCACGGATGGATGGTTTCGGCGTGATTGAGGCTGTGCGTGCGACTGCGGATTACGCCAGTATCCCGATCCTTGTTCTGACCACGGAAAGCGGGGCCGAACTTAAGGCGCGCGCGCGCGCCTCGGGGGCCACGGGATGGATCGTCAAACCTTTCGATGAAGAAAAGCTGCGCGCCATTATCGGTCGCACGATCGGCGCATAA
- a CDS encoding chemotaxis protein CheD, translated as MNISARDGHAALPARVIHVVQGEFAVSKDADVVMSTVLGSCVAACLFDPLRGIGGINHFLLPNARGDHSDIRFAAAAMEQLLNALLKKGALKSDIRAKLFGGAKMIKTLPDIGRNNGLAAFEFLRNEEIPCLAESLGGTRARRLRFFPNTGRAQIKFLGDDVPDPVVHAALPEPRAGEAELF; from the coding sequence ATGAATATCTCTGCGCGTGATGGACATGCCGCCTTGCCCGCGCGCGTCATCCATGTGGTTCAAGGCGAATTTGCCGTTTCAAAAGACGCAGATGTGGTGATGTCCACTGTGCTTGGATCTTGTGTTGCGGCCTGTCTCTTTGATCCGCTGCGTGGGATTGGCGGGATCAATCATTTTTTACTGCCAAATGCGCGGGGCGATCATTCTGACATCCGCTTTGCGGCCGCCGCGATGGAGCAATTGCTCAATGCCCTGCTGAAAAAAGGGGCGTTGAAATCTGATATTCGCGCCAAGCTGTTTGGCGGTGCAAAAATGATCAAAACACTGCCCGATATCGGCCGCAATAACGGGCTAGCTGCATTTGAATTTCTTCGAAACGAGGAAATCCCCTGTTTGGCTGAATCCTTAGGCGGAACACGGGCCAGACGTTTGCGCTTTTTCCCAAATACGGGTCGGGCCCAGATCAAATTCTTGGGCGATGATGTGCCCGATCCAGTGGTTCATGCCGCCCTGCCTGAGCCACGGGCAGGTGAGGCTGAACTTTTCTAA